A window of the Gossypium hirsutum isolate 1008001.06 chromosome A03, Gossypium_hirsutum_v2.1, whole genome shotgun sequence genome harbors these coding sequences:
- the LOC107886792 gene encoding nicotianamine aminotransferase 1 encodes MESGAKKWGFQRTQGLEAASTTTVRGYLNLLMGNINQDSCLTVVPLGHGDPSHFPSFRTTPAAEDAIVDALRSAKHNCYATTVGILPARRALADYLNRDLPYKSSPDDVYLTNGCTQGIEVVISILSRPGANILLPRPGFPLYEAWCAYNHLEMRHYDLLPEKGWEVDLDAVETLADENTVAMVIINPGNPCGNVFSYEHLNKIAETARKLGILVIADEAYDNLAFGSTPYVPMRVFGLTVPILTMGSISKRWVVPGWRLGWLVTSDPDGILQKSGVTDSITGFLNISSDPATFIQAAIPQILENTKEDFFSKIISTLRECADICYNRIEEIPSLTCPKKPEGSMFVMVKLNLSMLEDINDDVDFCLKLAKEESVIILPGRAVELKNWLRVTFAIEPSLLQEGLARVEAFCQRHAKKQ; translated from the exons ATGGAGAGTGGAGCAAAGAAATGGGGTTTCCAAAGGACTCAGGGCCTGGAGGCAGCGTCCACCACCACCGTCCGAGGATATCTCAACCTATTAATGGGCAACATCAACCAAGATAGTTGCCTTACAGTCGTTCCTCTCGGTCATGGCGACCCCTCTCATTTTCCAAGCTTCAGGACTACTCCTGCTGCTGAAGATGCCATCGTTGATGCTCTACGTTCGGCTAAGCATAATTGTTATGCGACCACTGTTGGTATTCTTCCCGCAAGAAG GGCACTTGCAGATTACCTCAACCGTGACCTTCCCTACAAGTCATCGCCCGATGATGTTTATTTAACAAATGGATGTACTCAAGGAATAGAAGTTGTTATATCAATTCTTTCCCGCCCCGGTGCCAATATTTTGCTTCCTAGACCGGGCTTCCCACTCTATGAAGCTTGGTGTGCTTATAACCATCTTGAAATGCGTCATTATGATCTTCTTCCTGAAAAAGGTTGGGAGGTTGATCTTGATGCTGTAGAGACTCTTGCAGATGAGAACACTGTTGCTATGGTTATTATAAATCCAGGCAACCCTTGTGGAAATGTCTTCAGCTATGAACATTTGAACAAG ATTGCAGAGACAGCAAGAAAGCTTGGGATTTTGGTCATTGCTGATGAAGCTTATGACAATCTCGCATTTGGAAGCACTCCATATGTGCCGATGCGAGTGTTTGGATTAACCGTGCCTATTCTCACCATGGGGTCTATATCAAAGAGATGGGTTGTTCCTGGTTGGCGCCTAGGGTGGCTTGTCACAAGTGATCCCGATGGCATTCTTCAAAAATCTGGG GTAACCGATTCGATCACAGGATTCCTCAATATCTCTTCTGATCCCGCTACATTTATCCAG GCAGCGATTCCTCAAATCCTTGAGAATACAAAGGAGGATTTTTTCTCAAAGATTATCAGCACCCTGAGGGAATGTGCTGATATATGCTACAATAGAATTGAAGAGATACCTTCCTTAACTTGTCCAAAGAAACCGGAAGGATCAATGTTTGTAATG GTGAAGCTGAACCTATCAATGTTGGAAGAcattaatgatgatgttgatttcTGTCTCAAGTTAGCTAAAGAAGAATCAGTCATTATTCTACCAG GGAGAGCAGTGGAATTGAAGAACTGGCTTCGCGTTACGTTTGCTATCGAGCCTTCTCTTCTCCAAGAAGGATTGGCAAGGGTAGAAGCCTTTTGCCAAAGGCACGCCAAGAAGCAATAA